DNA from Ancylothrix sp. D3o:
AAATTCATCTTGGGGGAATGAGCGAAAGTTTTCAAACGCTTTCCACAGCAGATTTTCTTTGTAGTTGATAACGTGGTCATAATCTACGCGGTTTTTAGGAAACTGCGGCGGTTTGGCTATGTCTTCGTGGCTGAGTAAGCCTTTTTCTCGCAGAATTTCTGGACTGATTAACAATGGGTTGCCGGCCATTGCTGAATAGGAAGCATAAGGGGAGTTTCCGTGACCGGTTGGCCCTAATGGCAATATCTGCCATATTCCTTGTCCGCTTTCTGCTAAAAAATCAACAAATTTATAGGCTTCTGGCCCTAAGTCTCCTATGCCAAATCGACTTGGCAGGGAGGTGGGGTGTAGCAAAATGCCGCTTGCTCTGTGGGGCATATCCTTGCTGATTCCTCAGTTAGCTTTGTTTCCGTAAATCTTATACTTATTGAAGCACTCCACCATCATTCCTAAGTTTTAATTTTTATTTTCTGTTGTTCTGCTGCTAGGATGTTACGGTTGTTGAGCATGGCCATTATATTGTCTTAATCTAAAATCTAAAATCGGAAATTTAACGTTTTATGACTTATCGCAATCCTGTCCCGACGGTGGATATTATTATTGAGCTTGTTGACCGCCAAGACCGGCCTATCGTTTTAATCGAACGTCGCAACCCTCCTCACGGTTGGGCTCTTCCGGGGGGTTTTGTGGACTATGGCGAGCCGGTTGAGGTGGCTGCTCGTCGTGAGGCTCTTGAGGAAACTGGCTTGAATGTTGAGCTTATTGAGCAGTTTTGTGTCTATTCTGACCCGAACCGTGACCCCCGTCAGCATACTCTGAGTGTTGTTTTTATTGCTGCTGCTACTGGTGAACCCCAGGCGGCTGATGATGCGAAAAATTTGGGGCTTTTTGTGTTTTCTTCTCTGCCTGATGTTTTGTGTTTTGACCATGACCGCATTTTGCGCGACTATTGGTTTTACCGGCATTATCACATTCGCCCTCGTTTGGGTTTTTAATTTATATAAGTTATTGTTGCTAATTCCGCTGCTTTTACCCCCAGTCTCTACAAGAAGTTACCCCAGATGTAAGAAAGGTTGGCTCAATCTCACGGTTGAGATTTATTGATATTGGAATAAATATGCAATTTTAATGTATATTTAAGGTTTCTAATTATTGGATGGGGTTCTCATTGTAAATTCTTATGTTCTTTTTATTGAGTTTTTTTGTCAGAAAGCTGCTAACTTATTTAGGGAGTTAGTTGCAATTTTTGTCAATAGGTTGATTATGAACGAATTTGTAGGGGTTGTTGGGTTGGCACGCAAGCGGGTGGTTTTGGGTGCTGGGATATTGTGTTTGGGTTTGGCTGGTTTGACCGGCTGCGGTCAGGAGCAAGCTTCTCAAAATACGACTACTAGCCAGAATACACCGGCAGCAACTGCGGGAAATACAGCACAAAATACGCCGCAAACTTCTTCTCAGCCAATGTCTAAGTTGACGGTAGCTTTTGCTTCTCGCAAGGATGCTACAGAGTTAGAGGCAAAAGCTAAGGCGGTTGGTGAGTTTTTGTCTAAGGAAATGGGAATGCCGGTGGAAACGGTGATCGGCGATGATACGGCTGCTGTTGAGGCTTTGAGATCGGATAAAGTAGATGCGGCTTTTTTGAGCAGCCGACCGGCTTTGAAGGCTGAGGAATTAGCCGGATCTCGTTTGGTTTTGGCAGAGGTTAGAAAGGACTATTCTGGGGGTCATACTTATAATTCTGTTTTGGTTGTCAAAGAAGATAGTCCGCTGGCACAAAAGGCTACGGCTAAGGAAACTTTGGAACAGTTAAAAGATAAGAAAATGGCGTTTGCTTCTCGCACGTCTGGGTCTGGTTTTATTATTCCCACCGGCGAATTAGTTGGGCAAGGTTTGGTGGATGGCCCAGATCGTTTAGAAAACTTTTTTAGTCAGGTAAATTATGGGGATGGTTACAGTAGTGCACTGAAAGCTGTTCTCCAAGATCAGGCGGATGTAGCGGCGGTTTCTGAATATGCTTTGAAACCACCTTATATTACCGAAGAAGAAGCCGCACAATTGCGGGTTTTACATTCAATTCCGGGGGTGCCGGCTCATGGAATTACGCTGGATGATGATGTGCCGGCAGACGTTAAAGAAAAGTTTGTCAATGCGATGATGAAGTTAAATGAGCCGGCAAATAATCAATTGTTAACGGCTCTTTATAATTCGACGGAGTTGGTAAAAGTTGACCACGACAAGCATTTAGCTCCGATGAAAGATTCCCTGAAACGGGCAAATATGACTCCTTAAGGGCAATTAGGGATAGGGTAAACGGTGACTGGAAAAAGTAATTCTAGTCACCTATTTTTCTGTTAAATTGAACAGAATTTTCTGATAAATTCCGAGAAAGACTTTGAGGGCTATTTAAAAAATTTAATTAGAGATGATTGAAAATGAGGGAAAACATTTGATGCGGGATGCGCTTCGCCGTGCGAAAATGACTCCATAGTTTGTTTATTGTTCATGGTTCATTGGTCAGGGCGTGCCCCCCTGCACGGCTTGTACAATTGTCATTTGTCAAGAGTGAAAATTGGATTTAATGAACTATGAACCAGGAAGCAGGAATAATCAACAATTAAGAATAAGCCATGATTATTGAGTGTAAAGGTATAGAAACGGGTTATAATTTGGCACTAGGCCGGCCTATTTTAAATGGCATTAATTTTTCGGTAAAATCAGGCGAATTTGTGACGCTTTTGGGGTTGAATGGGGCGGGTAAATCGACGCTTTTAAAAGCATTGGTTGGGTTGGTTCCTATTCAAAAAGGCGAGATTTGTGTTAAGGAAGTGCCGGTGAAGGGGGAGACGTTAAAAGAAGTTCGTAGAAATGTGGGTTTTTTGTTTCAAGGTGGGGGGTTAGTACGGCAGCTTTCGGCTTTGGATAATGTATTGTGTGGCCGGTTGGGGGCGCTTTCTGCTTGGCAAACTTTGGGGGGGTTTAGCAAAAAAGACCGGCAGGATGCTTTGGAGTTATTAGAAAGTTTAGGTTTAGGGAATTTAGCAGATCAAAAAACGGGCTTGTTGAGTGGGGGACAGCAGCAGAGGGTAGCCATTGCTAGGGCTTTAATTCAGCGTCCAGAGATTTTATTAGCTGATGAACCGACGACAGGTTTAGATGTGCTGGCGGCGCGTCAGGTGATGGATATTTTTGCTAATTTGTGCAGAGAAAAAAATATAACAGTGGTGGTGGTTTTGCATGATTTGGAGTTGGCGAGTTTGTATGCAGATAGGGCGGTGATTTTGGATGCAGGGCGTGTGATTTATGATGGTGTTTGTGGAGATTTATCTAAACAATTTGCTGATTTAAAACCAGTTAAATTATAATAGTTTTTTGGGATTTGAGAAGGCCGGTTTCTTGAAATAAGCGGCTTCCTAAGTTTACTTAAAAAGGAGAGGGAGAAATGAAAAAAAATTTTGTAGTTTGGTGGAAAAGAAATGGTTGGGCGCGGTGGTTCGGGATTGGATTGAGCGTGGTTTTGGTGTATGGGTGGGCGTTGCAGGGTTTAGAAATAAATTTAGATTTGTTGCGGGATAGTTGGCCGAATATTATTGATTTTTTGGTTAGGCTGTGGCCGCCAAATTGGGAGATTTTGGATGTGGCGGTTAAGGCGTTAATTGAAACGGTGCAGATGTCGATTTGGGGTACGACTATAGGGGCGATTATTTCGCTGCCAATTGCAATTTGTAGCGCTCATAATTTGGCTCCAAAATGGTTACAGTGGATTGCAAATTTTTTGCAGAATGCGGTGAGATCGGTTCCTTCTATTGTGTTGGGTTTAATTTTTGTGGCGGCGACGGGTTTGGGGGCGCCGGCGGGGACTTTGGCGGTGGGTATTTATACGGTTGGTTATCTTGGGAAGTTTTATCAAGAGGCGATAGAGGCTGTTGAACCTCGTTCGCTGGAGGCTTTGCGGGTGTCGGGGGCTTCTTGGTTACAGGTGGCGCAGTATGGAATTTTGCCGCAGGTTGTGCCTTTGAGTTTGGGATATACGCTGTATATGTTTGAGTATAATATCCGGGCGGCTTCGGTTTTGGGGGTTGTGGGTGCCGGGGGTATTGGTTTTGAGTTGGTGAATTATATTCGGGCTTTTGAATATAATAAGGCGACTACTATGATGTTGGTTTTGTTGGTTGTGGTGACGGTTATTGATGGGGTTAGTAGTAAGTTAAGGCAGAGATTGGAGAGGTTATAAACCGCAGATGTAAGGCAGGCAGGATGCCTACCCCACAGATGAACACGGATAGCTTATCTGCGTAGCGCTTACGCGCCGCTACGCGTACATCTGCGTTTATCTGCGGTTAAAATTAAAGTTAATGTTAGGGAGAATAGTTTTATGGAAAGTATTAAAATTCGTTCTCGTGTTGGTTCGGATGGGATTTTACGTTTGGATGTGCCGGTGGGTTTTTGTGATGAGGAAATAGAGGTGACGGTGATGGTAGAAAAAGTGGGGCCGGTTGTTAAGTCTCCTGAAAATTTGGGTTGGCCGGCTGGTTTTTTTGATAGAACGTGGGGTAGTTGTGCAGATGATCCGATTGTCATTGATGATGAGGGAATATCCGAAGAACTTGATGATAATTTAGATGGGGTTTTTGATGAAAAGGCAGAAATTGTGTGATGTATTTGCTTGATACTAATGTTTGTGTGATTTATTTGAATAACCGCTCTCTGGTGCTTCGACAACGGCTAGAACGCATACCTATAAAAGATATCGCTGTGTGTTCTGTGGTGAAGGGAGAGTTATTTTATGGCGCATTGCGAAGTAACAATACCCAGCGGAGTTTAGAGAGACAGCAAGCGTTTTTGAATCAGTTTGTGTCTTTACCTTTTGATGATGAGGCGGCTACTGTTTACGCTCGAATTCGTGCTGAATTGGCAGGGAGGGGAACACCAATCGGAGCAAATGATTTACAAATTGCGGCTATTGCTTTAGCAAACAATTTAATTTTGGTAACGCATAATACTCGTGAGTTTAGCCGCGTTGATGGGTTAAAAATTGAAGATTGGGAAGTGGAGTAATAGTTGAGGATTAAGAGGTTAAAATTAAGCGGTGAATGGCTTCTTTTTTGTGTAGCTGCCGGTTTGAATCGGCTTGTGTGTGGGTTAGCACAGCGGGTTGGCGCGATGGGTTGGCGCGACGGGTTGAAACCGGCCGGTACAGGAATAAAGCCCTAGCGGGCTATTTTTTTTTGTTTATTTTTCTCTGACGAGAGTTAATAATAGTTATAAATTTTTGGGGTTAGTTTGCCGGTAGACTGGTGTGGTAGTTATTCAAAGGTGCGTTATGGATGCTAAGGAACTGCTGGCAAAATATGCAGAGGGTGAAAGGAATTTTCAAAAAATACAACTAGCAGAGATTGATTTAACAGGTGTAGACTTGAGCGGGGTAGACTTTTCTTATGCAAATTTGAGTGCTGTTGATCTGAGTAAGGCAAACTTGACTAATGCCAAATTTTATGGTGCCAACTTGATGAGAGGAAATTTCACCGGCGCTGATTTACGCAATGTTGTTATCAATTCAGCAAACTTGAGTGGGGCAGATTTTAGTGGTGCAGATTTGAGTGGGGCTAACTTGGATAGTAGTAATTTGAATAATGCTACTTTTGATAAGGCAAATTTGAGCAAAGCAAGTCTGAGATCGGCTAATTTAACAGGAGCTTCTTTAATGGAAGCTGATATCAGTCCGGCGACTTTAGATAATGCCAATTTAACGGGGGCTGATTTGGGTAAAGCTGATTTGAGTGGGGCAAATTTAATCGGTGTAAAGCTACAAAGTGCCAATTTTCAAGAAGCACAACTCCGGCAAGTTAATTTACAGAATGTGGATTTGTCGGGATTTAATCTTTCTGGGGTAGATTTGAGTGCTGCAAATTTGGCAGGAACGAATCTCAAAAAAGCTAATCTGCGAGGGGCAAATTTAGAAAGATCAAGCCTTATAGGGGCAAATTTGATTCGGGCAAATCTGAAAGGAGCTAATCTTAAAAGGGCTGATTTGACGGATGCAAAAACCTACGGTGTCAGCATTAAAGAGGCTGATTTAACGAATGCAATTATGCCGGATGGAGAACGGTATAAGCAGGAAGATAGCGAGAAAAAGTAATGTTTAATTAGGAAAAGGCGGTAAAAATTAAGTTTACTGCCTTGCCTGGTGATGGGGATATTTTACGGGGCCGGTGTTGTATGTCGCTTGTGGCATTTTTCTCTGATGAGAGTTAATAATACTTATGGATTTTTGGGTTAGTTTGCTGATAAGCTTTTGTAGTAGTTATTTAAAGGTGCGTTATGGATGCTGAGACACTTTTAGAAAGATACGCATCAGGTGCGCGAGGTTTTCGGTCAGTACAGCTTAGTGGGGTAGACCTTACAGAGGCCAATTTAATCCAGATAGACCTTTACGCCGCTGATTTAACGGCAGCAGATTTAAGTGGAGCAAACCTTACGCAGGCTAACATAGGATCAGCTAACCTAACGAGAACAGACCTCACCGATGCCAATATGACCCAGGTGCAGATGGGATCTGCTAATTTGAGTCAGGCTGATTTGAGTGGTGCTGATTTGCGGGGAGCTAACGGCGGAATTAACAATTTAACTCAAGCAAATTTGGATAAGGCAAATTTGAGCGGTGCTCAGCTTCCCAGTTCAAATCTAACGAGTGCTTCTTTAGTTGAAGCCGATTTGAGTAGAGCAAATTTAAGTAATGTCAATTTGACTTCAGCAGATTTAACTGACTCCAATTTAAGCGGAGCAAATTTAAGTAATGCGAATTTGAATTCCGCCGATTTAACTGACTCAGACTTAAGCGTAGCAAATTTAAGTGGTTCGATTCTCTCAAACACAAATTTTAAGCCCAAAAAAGTGCGGGGGATTAATTTAAGCCGTGTTATTTTATCAGGGATGAACTTAGCCGGCCTAGATTTGAGTGTATCTAACCTTGAAAACGCCAACCTCAGCGAAGCTTCACTAGAAGAATGCAATTTAGAAAGAGCGAGTTTGCGAAACGCCAATTTAACAAAAGCAAATTTAAAACACGCAAACCTGTCAAAAGCAGACCTCACCGGCGCAAATATTGAAGGAGCAAATCTGGAAAACGCAGACCTAAATCGTGCGATAATGCCAGATGGAAAACGCAATAAAGCAGAGAAATCTGAAAAAACCACAAAAACAACAACTCAAATGACCAAAAAAATCATCCGTTCAGAACAAGCACCGGCCCCCGTTGGCCCCTATAACCAAGCAATTGCAGCCACCGGCACCACCATATTTCTAGCCGGCCAAATACCCCTAGATCCCAGAATAAACGAAATCCTATATCCCGAAGACATTACAAAACAAACCGAACAAGTAATAGCCAATATTCAAGCAGTATTAAAAGAAGCCGGTGCCGGTTTAGAAAACGTCGTCAAAACCACCGTTTTCCTCAAAGACATGAACGACTTCGCCGCCATGAACGCCGTTTACTCCAAATACTTTGACGCCGCCACCGCACCCGCCAGATCAACCATCCAAGTCGCAAGACTCCCCAAAGACGCACTCGTAGAAATTGAGTGTATAGCTGTTATATAAAAAACGCAGATAAACACAGAAGCCTGCTCTGCATTTATCCGCGCCTACATCTGTGGGGCAGGCATCTTGCCTGCCATACATCTGCGGTTAAAAAATCCCCCCTACTTCACAGCAACAACCGCACCTTGACTTTCTTGAGCCAACCGGCCCACAGCACACACAGCATAAGTACCAGGAGCAACACTCACAGAAGTGCTAGAAGCCGGCAACACTCGCACAAGCGACCAATTACTACCCTCTTGCTTATACACACTCCACGAGCGCACCTGAGAAGAACTATTCCAAGTGAGCTTACCATCCTTCGCCGTTACACCCGCCGGAGTAGCCGGTGCCGTTGAACTCATCCAAGACAAAGTAGGCACCAAAGCCGGCCCATTATAACAACCAGCCTTCAAATTATCGCTAATTCCCTCCTTATTTTCATTTAACATTTTGACGTTGTTAAAAATATTGCCTAGCGACAACTTAGGAGCCAAACCACGAGTCAAATTAACCTGATTATTAACCTCTTCCAAAGTTAAAGTCTTCGCCTCAAGCTGAGCCAAACTATTCCCAGCATAAATATGCTTGCCTTTGGGGTTATTTTGTGTCCACCATTCCAGCAATACCGGGTAACTTTGACCGGCTTGATCTGCCCGCCAAATCAACTGAGGAGCCAAGAAATCAACCCAACCTTCAGCCAGCCATTTCTTCGAGTCTGCAAACAACTCATTGTAAGCATCCATACCCTTAATTTGGGCCGGTTGTCCGGGGCGATAAATCCCAAACGGACTAATACCAAACTTCACATGAGACTTAACGCTGCGAATACCCTCAGCCACTCGCTTGATGACTTTGTTGATATTATCCCTGCGCCAATCAGCAATACTTAAAGTGCCACCACCGGCCTTATAAGCATCGTAAGTTTTGGTATCGCCAATTGTTTGATCCTTCACCGGATAAGGATAAAACGAATCATTAATATGAACGCCATCGACATCATACCGGCGCACCACATCCATGATCACATCATAAGCGCGGTCTTGCACAACTTTTTCACCGGGATTCATCCAAAACTGCTTATTATATTCATAAACAACGTCTGGATTGGTCACCGAAATATGAGGGCTAACCGGCACAGTTTTAGAAGACAACCGAGCGCGATTCAAATTAAACCAAGCGTGCAATTCTAAATTACGTTTCCGGCATTCATCTATTGCAAATTGCAGCGGATCATAATCAGGTGCTTTACCTTGGGTACCCGTCAGCGCCGCACTCCAAGGCTCCAAATCTGACTTATACAAAGCATCGCCTTCTGCCCGCACTTGGAATATCACGGCGTTAAAATTCAACTCTTGCAAGCGGTCAAGCAGCTTAATTAATTCAGCTTTTTGCTGATCGCCAGAAAGCCCCTGTTTAGATGGCCAATCTCCCGACACTGCCGGAATATAAGCACCGCGAAACTCGCGTTTATGATTCACAGACACCACTTGAGGCGCGCTAGGAGTGGGTGCCGGTGCCGGTGTTGGTGTGGGGGTTGGTTTTGGTGCGGGTGCCGGTGCTGGTGCTGGTGCCGGTGTGGGGATAACCACAACTGGGGGAGTGGGTGTAGGAGTTGGTGCAGGTGCCGGTGCCGGTGCCGGTGTTGGTTTCACGCCAATATTTTGCGGCGGAACCACAATAAAATCAAAAGCAATATTATCCGCCTTGCCTTGATAAACCAAAGTTTGATAAATAAACGCCGCAACTTGAGCACGAGTTGCCCCAAACAGCGGTTTAAGACTTTCCAATTTCGGGTAATTTACCACCATTCCCGCCATTGTTGCCGCTGCTACAGCCTCGGTTGCATAACTGGGAATTTCGCCGGCATCTTGATAAAGTTCTGCCAAAGCAATTTTCAATTTAGGAACCGTTGAAGTAATTCCCAAACCATTTACCAAAGACACCAAAGCTTGCACGCGGGGAATATTATCATCGGGGCGAAAACGCTTGTCTGGATAACCCGATAAAAATTCTGTTTCGTAAGCTTTTTGAATGGCTGCGGCTGCCCAATGCTCTTTTGGAACATCCACAAAACTAGAATATTGCCGGCTATTGTTTTTGGGAAATGCTTTTAACAAAAGGGCAGCAAACTGTGCGCGAGTGATCGGTTCATTAGGGCGAAATGTGCCATTTTCAAAGCCACTAATTATACCGCGACTGGCTAAGGCTTCAATAAAAGGTTTTGCCCAGTGATCTTGTATATCTGAAAAACGTGGTGAAGTAGATGTTACCATTTTTACCTCTTTTTAAAGTGGGTAGATTTTAACACCGGGCAACGTGATTGCAACAGAGGGCTGTCACCCTTTGTTTTTCCTCGGTGTTTACACTTCTACAGTCTTTCTTTTTCTCCGGGTGCTTTTCCGGGTAATTTCTTAAGAATCTTTTTTTCGGGACAGGCGGTAAAGCCGAGGAAGTTCTCTCGATTAGGTTTATTTTTTAACCGCAGATAAACGCAGATGGACGCAGATAGGTTATCTGTTTTCATTTGCGTTCATCTGCGGTTTATTTTATTACTTAACCGTTACTACAACGCCTTGGCTTTCATTGGCTTTTTTATCCACCGCACAAAGCGCATAGGTTCCTGCGGGGGCTTTTAGGGAAGTGACAGAAACCGGCAACACATTTATTAATCGCCAAGTGCTACCTTCTTGATAATAAAGTGTCCAAGAACGGATATCCTGCGTGGCTGCCGGCTTCCAGGTTATTTGGCCGTTTTCTGATTTTAATTCTGCGGGAATTTCTGGGGGAGTATTATCAATTTCTGGCATTGTCGGAACCAGGGCCGGTTGAGCATAAGTTGAAGCTTTAAACGTCTCGCAGATATTCTCCCGGTTCTCTAAAAAGCCTTTCATTGGGAAGTAGATATTCCCTAAAGAAAGTTGATTTTTTAAGTTGCGGCTAATTTCTACTTGCTGCGTAATTTCTTCAATTTTCCAGGCTTTACCATCTAGCAAGCCTAAGTTGTTGCCGGTGTAAATATGTTTGCCTTTGGGGTTATTTTCTACCCACCATTTTAACAACATTGGATAACTTTGAGCAGCTTGGTCAATACGCCAGTAAAGCTGGGGTGAGAGATAATCTAACCAGCCTTCCTGTAACCATTTTTTCACATCGGCATACAGTTCGCCATATTGATCTAAACCTTTACTTCCGGGTGGTTGTCCGGGGCGATAAATCCCAAACGGACTAATACCAAATTTAACATGAGGTTTGATAGCTTTAATGCCCTCAGCAAGGCGTTTAACCATTTTATTGACATTCTCCCTCCGCCAATCTCCCAGGTTTAAGGTTCCCCCTTTTGACTTATAATCTGCATAAGTTTTGTTATCGGGGAAGCTTTGACCGGCAATGGGATAGGGATAAAAATAATCGTCAATATGAATGCCATCGACATCATACCGGCGCAGCACATCCATCATTACTTCAAAGGTGCGGTCTTGGACAATTTGCAAACCAGGGTCCATCCACAATTGATTACCCCATTCATATACACATTCAGGGTTTGTGGCGGCAATATGGGGACGCACGGATGCAGCGCTTTTTGTTGAAGTTTTGGCGCGGTAAGGATTAAACCAGGCGTGGAGTTCTAAATTGCGTTTATGACATTCTTCGATAGCAAATTGTAGCGGATCGTAATAGGGTTCTGGTGCTTTGCCAGGGGTGCCGGTCAGCCAAATACTCCAGGGTTCTAATTGGGAAGGATAAATTGCATCGCCTTCGGGTCGTACTTGGAAAACAACGGCGTTTAAATTCAGCGATTGAACTAAATCTAAGATTTTGATTAATTCATCTTTTTGCTGCTGGCTAGAAAGTCCTCTTTTCGAGGGCCAGTCGCTATTCCATACCGTTGTTAGCCACACGCCCCGAAATTCTCTTGTATGGGAAACTTTGACAATTTGCTGGAGGTTATTATCGGTGTTGCCGCTGTTGAATTGTGGCGGTATTATCAGATAATCTGATTGAATTTTTGGCGCTTGACCTAGATAAACCAAGGCTTGATAAATAAAGGAAACAACTTCGCCTCTTGTAGCACTTTGGCTGGGTCGAAGTAATCTTAAATTGGGATAATTTACAACCAAACCCGTGCCGGTGGCAATGGCGGCTCTTTCGGTAGCGTAGGGAGGAATTAAACCGGCATCTTGATAAATTTCCGAGAGGGAACTTTGTAAGAGTGCGGTGTTATTAACTGTAATTCCTAACCCCCCAATCAAAGAAACTAAAACTTGAATGCGAGTGATTCTTTCATTGGGCTGAAAAGTTTTATCAGGGAACCCAGAAATAAACCCACTTTCGTAAGCTTGCTGGATGGCCGGCGCACCCCAAAAACTTGAAGAAACATCAGAAAAAGGAATATAAGCGCGTTTTACGCTCATCGTAAAAGCTTTGCGGAGAATGGCAGCATATTCAGCCCGATTCATAGCTTGATTAGGCCGAAATGTTCCATCAGGAAATCCGCTAATAATGTTACGCGATCTTAAACCTTCAATGAAGGGGCGCGCCCAGTGATTTTGAATATCCGTAAATTGACTATTTGTTGCAACCATATCAGTTTTGTTGGTTATATGATGAGATTTTACCATCGGCTTTCATCAACTTAACCAACTGGGGGTGAAGCTTTACTAATTGTCATCATTCAACAGTCCTTGAGGAAAGCTTTTTAAAGCTTATTTGTCGCAGTTGGGGTGCCGGCGGATGAAGCGCTCTGTTTTTATTTGACAAAAAGCTGTAAATATGCTTGGTTAGTTTTTAGAAAAATCAGACAAACGCATCAAAGGCTGAGATTACCCTTTGCCGATGAGCCAATTTAGAACCAACTCAGCTTGTGGCGCTGCTCAGTGATGGGGCAAAAACTGGCCCTGGTTGGCAAAAACGCCCTCTTTTAATTAATTTTGAGAATTGCTAAAAAATAAAAAAATTCAAATTTTTAAATTATTTCGGTGGGAAAATATCGCCAAAAAAAATTAAGAGCCGGTTAGTCAAACCAAAATCTTTATAGAAAAAAACAATGTCAACCATTGAAAATTTAGAAGCTATCTGTGACGGGATCTAGGCACCGGCCAAAACACTCATACCCAATATCGACAAAACAAGCGGTTGATGAGTGGGCGTGTTAACAGTTGGGGGGGCCCCACAAGCCGCATTTACAGAGTACGCTAACATCAAAGACTGCCCATTGGGCGGGCAGTGTGGGGGCCGGCCTCAGCTTAACCGCAATCAACTAAAAAAATTTCCGATTTTTTGCCAAACTTTCCTACCCAAACTCATCCTAACCATGCTATACTTTCTCCAGATCACGAGATTTGATTCGGTTGCAGCGTTTGTTTTCATTGACTTGCATTTTGCTTTTGGTGTTGACAGGCTTACCTCCGAAATCTAAGTCTCTGCGCTGTTTTGGTTTTGGAGAGAGTCCATGTCTATTTATGTGGGAAATTTATCCTACAAAGTTACAGAAGAAGATTTGACTGCTGTTTTTGCTGAGTACGGTAGTGTTAAGCGGGTTCAACTACCCGTAGACCGAGAAACTGGCCGGATGCGCGGCTTTGGTTTTGTCGAAATGTCTACCGATGAAGAAGAAGAAGCAGCCATCGAAGCGCTAAACGGTGCGGAGTGGATGGGCCGTGACATGAAAGTGAACAAGGCCAAGCCCCGCGAAAATAATCGTCGTCCGGCTGGTGGCGGTCGTCGTGAAAATAATAACTTTTCTCGCCGCTACTAAACAGACAGGCTAAAACCTTTTAGGTTCACTTAGTCGGCCTTAATAATAATAGAGGCCCCCAGAAATATAAAAATATATGGGACTCAAGCAATTTTGCTTGGGTCTTTTTTAAGGCTTGGATCAAACAAACATCATTCCTTATACAAACCATTTAAAAGTAGCAAAATTTACCAGAACCTAAAAATAAAATCAATCTATTTTTAGTAGTAAAATAAATCGCGGTGAAGTAGTGAGAGGCTAAAAATGCACATTTTGGCGATGTTATCAACGCTTTGGCTCAGCCAAACACCACCGCCCCCCCAACCACAAGAAATTGTAGTGCCGCAACAAGTCCGCCCCTTACCCGGACAGTTGGATACGGTGCCGATGTTTAACAGCAACAGCCCCGAAGTTGTGCAAAAAGAAGGCATTTTGCTTTCCACCTTTCCCCCCACAGGCCGCAATATTCCCAGCGCCCACCTCAACTTCCCATTTCAAGGACGCTTTGACCTTTTTGCTCACCACATCGCCAAAGCAGACCCACCAGAAAACTT
Protein-coding regions in this window:
- a CDS encoding family 10 glycosylhydrolase, whose translation is MVTSTSPRFSDIQDHWAKPFIEALASRGIISGFENGTFRPNEPITRAQFAALLLKAFPKNNSRQYSSFVDVPKEHWAAAAIQKAYETEFLSGYPDKRFRPDDNIPRVQALVSLVNGLGITSTVPKLKIALAELYQDAGEIPSYATEAVAAATMAGMVVNYPKLESLKPLFGATRAQVAAFIYQTLVYQGKADNIAFDFIVVPPQNIGVKPTPAPAPAPAPTPTPTPPVVVIPTPAPAPAPAPAPKPTPTPTPAPAPTPSAPQVVSVNHKREFRGAYIPAVSGDWPSKQGLSGDQQKAELIKLLDRLQELNFNAVIFQVRAEGDALYKSDLEPWSAALTGTQGKAPDYDPLQFAIDECRKRNLELHAWFNLNRARLSSKTVPVSPHISVTNPDVVYEYNKQFWMNPGEKVVQDRAYDVIMDVVRRYDVDGVHINDSFYPYPVKDQTIGDTKTYDAYKAGGGTLSIADWRRDNINKVIKRVAEGIRSVKSHVKFGISPFGIYRPGQPAQIKGMDAYNELFADSKKWLAEGWVDFLAPQLIWRADQAGQSYPVLLEWWTQNNPKGKHIYAGNSLAQLEAKTLTLEEVNNQVNLTRGLAPKLSLGNIFNNVKMLNENKEGISDNLKAGCYNGPALVPTLSWMSSTAPATPAGVTAKDGKLTWNSSSQVRSWSVYKQEGSNWSLVRVLPASSTSVSVAPGTYAVCAVGRLAQESQGAVVAVK
- a CDS encoding family 10 glycosylhydrolase, which codes for MVATNSQFTDIQNHWARPFIEGLRSRNIISGFPDGTFRPNQAMNRAEYAAILRKAFTMSVKRAYIPFSDVSSSFWGAPAIQQAYESGFISGFPDKTFQPNERITRIQVLVSLIGGLGITVNNTALLQSSLSEIYQDAGLIPPYATERAAIATGTGLVVNYPNLRLLRPSQSATRGEVVSFIYQALVYLGQAPKIQSDYLIIPPQFNSGNTDNNLQQIVKVSHTREFRGVWLTTVWNSDWPSKRGLSSQQQKDELIKILDLVQSLNLNAVVFQVRPEGDAIYPSQLEPWSIWLTGTPGKAPEPYYDPLQFAIEECHKRNLELHAWFNPYRAKTSTKSAASVRPHIAATNPECVYEWGNQLWMDPGLQIVQDRTFEVMMDVLRRYDVDGIHIDDYFYPYPIAGQSFPDNKTYADYKSKGGTLNLGDWRRENVNKMVKRLAEGIKAIKPHVKFGISPFGIYRPGQPPGSKGLDQYGELYADVKKWLQEGWLDYLSPQLYWRIDQAAQSYPMLLKWWVENNPKGKHIYTGNNLGLLDGKAWKIEEITQQVEISRNLKNQLSLGNIYFPMKGFLENRENICETFKASTYAQPALVPTMPEIDNTPPEIPAELKSENGQITWKPAATQDIRSWTLYYQEGSTWRLINVLPVSVTSLKAPAGTYALCAVDKKANESQGVVVTVK
- a CDS encoding RNA-binding protein — its product is MSIYVGNLSYKVTEEDLTAVFAEYGSVKRVQLPVDRETGRMRGFGFVEMSTDEEEEAAIEALNGAEWMGRDMKVNKAKPRENNRRPAGGGRRENNNFSRRY